The DNA sequence GGAATGGTGACGTAGTTCACCAGCGCATCGAACCAGACGTAGGTGACGAAGTTGTTGTCGAAGGGCAGGGGAATGCCCCAGTTCAAACGGGACGCGGGACGGCTGATGCACAAATCTTCTAGGGTGTTGTTTTTCAGGAAGCCGAGAACTTCGTTGCGACGGTAGTCGGGTGCGATAAAGCTTGGGTTGAACTTGATGTAATCAATCAACCATTGCTGGTGATTTTTCAGGTCGAAATAATAATTCTCTTCCTCCAACTCGATGACTTCGCCATAGGCGGGATCGAACGTGCCATCCGGTCGGCGATCTTTGTCGGTGAGGAATGTCTCCTCCCTGGTCGAGTAAAACCCTTTGTAAGTCGCTTTATAAAATTGTCCAGCGGCGTGGAGCTTTGACAAAATCACCTGGACAACTTCCTTGTGTCGGGCCTCGGTGGTGCGGACAAAATCGTCGATAGTCAAATCCAGCCTGGCGGCGAACGATTTCCACGACGCGGCCAGTTCATCGCAATAGGCTTGCGGGTCTTTTCCTTCGGCTTGGGCGGCTTGCTGGACTTTTTGGCCGTGTTCATCAAGACCAGTAAGATAAAACACTTCCTCACCCAGGCTGCGGTGACTGCGGGCAATGACATCGCTGATGATTTTTTCGTAGGCATGGCCGAGGTGCGGCTGGCCGTTAACGTAATCAATGGCGGTCGTGATGTAAAATCGCTTGCTCATGCGCGACGGGAGTGTGGCGAAGGCGCGTCGGCTTGGCAATCACGGGAATTGGCGAGGGCGGGCCGCCGCAAACGGAAGTTGAATTGCGGCCGCCAATCTCCTAGCCTGTGCTCAAGTATTGATGCCGGGCTGCGTGCCGGCAGGCGCCCGGGCCATCAACGAAACCCAACTGAATCATGGATGATTTCTTCAACAAGCTGTTCGATGTTCTTCGATCAATACTGGACTACCACTTGTTCAAGGCGCTCACCGTGGCCGACCTGATCAAGTTATTCGTGTTGTTCGGCGTGGTCATCGTGGTGGAGCGCTTCCTGCGCCGGCATTTTACACTGCGCCTGCTCAAACGATCGCACTTCGAACCTTCCTTGCAATACGCGTTGGGCAAAATCATGGGCTACTGCTTTCTAGCGCTCGGCTTTTACATTTCGTTTCAGATGGCAAACATCGACCTGAGTTCGCTGGCGATCGTGGCGGGCGCGGTGGGGGTCGGGCTGGGATTCGGTCTGCAGAACATCATCAGCAACTTTGTCAGCGGCTTGATTCTCCTGGCGGAGCGACCCATCGCCATCGGCGACCGGGTGGAAATCTCCGGCGTGGCTGGTCAGGTCAAGAAGATCAGCTTGCGCAGCACGACAGTGGTGACGAACGACAACATCGCGATCATTGTGCCGAATGCTGATTTCATCACGCACAGCGTCACGAATTGGAGTTACGACGATCCCCGCGTGCGCTACCGCATCCCCTTCGGCGTCGCCTATGGAACGGATTTGAAAAAGCTGCAAGGCTTGATGATGGAAGTCGCCGCCGAACATCCGAAGGCGCTGAAAGAGCCCAAGCCATCCCTGTTCATGACCGGCTTCGGCGACAACTCGCTTAATTTCGAATTGGCGGTCTGGTCCTCGGAGATGACGGTCAGCCCGCGGACGTTTCGCAGTGATCTCAATTTTGCGATCGAACAGAAATTGCGTGAGAACAACATTGAAATTCCGTTTCCGCAACGCGACGTGCATCTGCGCTCGGGTTCGTTCGTCTCGTCATCTCCATCTCCTGAAAAGTCATGATCCGAACCACGCCCGTCCCAATTCCTTTCCCATGAACCATGCCGGGCCTGTCTCCCAATCCTTGTCCCAGGTGGGACAAGGATTCGGAGTGCCGGGTTCATGGCCAGGATGCGCGGCAAGATGGACGTGGAGGCTGCCCATGAACCTGCCACCCGCTCACCCACCCCTGACCCCTTCCCAGGAGGGGAACAAAGCGAGCGTGTGCTGCTCCCCTCCTGGGAAGGAGGTCAGGGGTGGGTTCAGGGGTTCGATTCGCGCACTGCGATCCGTGGAATCTCGCTCGTCAAGGACGAAAAAAGCAGTAGTGTTGGAGCGTGCAGTTGGGGACGCCGACATTGGAGAAGGTGGTTGCAGGCGCGCAGGCTTATATTCTGCGAAATTGGCGGCGCGCGTTGCGTCTCCGCGAACGGCTGCGCTTCAGCGAGGAGACCTTTCACTTGATCCTGGCGGGCGCCGTGGGCGTTCTCGGCGGCTTCGTCAATCTGCTTTTTTACCTCTGCACGGAATCGGTTACGAAATTATTTTTGCGTCACACGGGCGACCCGGTTGAAGTGGCCGAGATTCTGGGTTGGTGGCAACGATTGTTGGCGCCGACGTTGGGCGGACTGGCAGCCGGACTGGTTTTGTATTGGGGACTCCGCATTGCCGGGCAGAAAGGTTCGAGCAATTTGCTGGAGGTGGTGGTCGCGGGCGACGGTCGGCTGCCGTTTCGCGTTGGGATAGTCAAGACGCTTTCCTCCCTGTTGAGCATCGGTTCGGGCGCGTCCATCGGACGTGAGGGAGGCATCGTGCAACTGGCCGCCACGCTGGCTTCCAAGGGCGGACAGCTTGCGAACTGGCAACCTTACCGCCTGCGATTGCTGGTGGCCTGCGGCGCGGCATCGGGCATTGCCGCGGCTTACAATGCACCCGTGGCGGGCGCGGTGTTTGCCGCGCTGATTGTGCTGGGGAATTTCTCGATGAACATGTTCGCGCCGCTGGTGTTTGCCTCGGTCATCGCCTCGATTGTGTCCCACAGTTTTTTTGGCATGGAGCCGAGATATGTTGTGCCGACGTTTGCGGTCACCCGTTTGACTCAACTACCGTGGTTTTTGTTGCTGGGCATTCTGGCGGGAGCGACGGGTGCCGCCTTCCTGAAAATGCTTCATTGGTGCGAAGAACGGTTTCAACGCCTGCCGCTGCCCATTTACGCCCGCCTGGCTCTGGGTGGATTGGCAGTGGGAATCATCGCGCTGGCCTATCCCGGTGTGTGGGGCAACGGCTATGTTATGACGAACCGGATTTTGCACGGTCAATATGCCGGAGAATTATTTCCCGTGCTATTCCTGACGGGTCTGCTCCTCGCAAAAGTACTGGCCACTTTGGCGACGGTTGGTTCGGGCGCCGTCGGCGGGGTGTTTACGCCCACCTTGTTCTTGGGTGCGGGTCTGGGATGCGTGTTCGGCACGGCCTTGCACGAATTGGGTCAGGCTGGCGGGCTGCCGACCGGCGCGTTTGCGCTGGTGGGAATGGGGAGCGCGCTGGCGGCGACCACGCATTCGCCGTTGCTGGCGATGATTTTGGTGTTCGAGATTTCCTTGAATTATTCGCTGATGCCGCCGTTGATGCTGGCGTGCGTTGTTTCGTCACTGCTGGCGCGCCGGCTGCATCGGGAATCCATCTACACGGCGCCACTACAACTGACCCAGTTGACCGCCGACCGGGAAAGCGCGCGCATGGGTACTGCGACTGAGCAAACCGTGGGCGAACTGATGCGCGAGCCGGTGCCGCCGGTGCGTGAGAATGTGAAGTTGCGGGAGATCGCCGAACGTTTCCTGTCCAGTTCGAATAATTTTCTCCCGGTGGTGGATGCCAAAAGGCGGCTGCTTGGCATCGTGGCGCTTCAGGATTTGAAGGAGTATCTCAACGCCGGGGAGGAGATGAGCGCGGTGATTGCCTACGACGTGATGCGTCCGCCGCCACCGTGCGTGACACCCAATCAACGGTTGCTGGAGGCGTTGCCGACGGTGCTCGCCAGTGAACAGCGGAACGTGCCCGTGGTAAACTCATTCAAGGAATATCGACTGGTCGGCGCCCTGGCACGCGCTGAAGTGCTGGGACTGCTTTCCGAAGCGATTGCCGCGGGCCGCCAGGGCAAAGCGTGAAACGTGAAATCGTGAAACGTGATGCGGACTCAGATAAATGCCAACACACCCAGGACCGTTGCCAGCAACCAGATGAGCAGCACCGCGCGGACCGGACTCAAACCACGCCGCACCAGGCGATGAGAAAGATGATTGGTGTCTCCAATGTAAAACGGTTGACCGCGGCGCCAGCGCAAGGCGACCACCCAGACCAGATCGAGCAGCGGGATGGCCAGAATCAGCAACGGCGTCAACACCGCCAGGACTCGGGGATTCTTCTGCGTATAAAAGTGAGGGAGAATGGCCAGCACCGCGAGCAGGTAACCCACCAGATGACTGCCCGCATCGCCAAGAAACGCGCCGGCCTTCGGAAAATTGTACGGCAGGAAGCCGAGCAACGCGCCGCAGACCAGCAGCGCCAGCAGCGCCACGAGATATTGCCCGCTCACGGCGGCGAACGCGGCGAAACAAAACGCGCCGATGGCACCCAGACCTGCGCAAAGACCGTTCATGTTGTCCATGAAGTTGAAGGCATTGATGACGGTCAGAATCCACAAAACCGTGATGGCGTAGCTGAACGCGATGCTGGGCACAAACAAGGTCACGCGCACGCCGGCGCCGGCGACAATGGCCGCGATGAAAAGCTGTCCCGCGAATTTCACGGAGGCGCGCAATTCATATTTGTCGTCCCACAATCCCAGCGCGACCATCGTCACCGCGCCGAAAAAGATCGCGGCCAGTTCCTTGCGGCGCGCCCCCAAGCCGTGAGTCAAGGAGGTGGTTTGCAAACCGGTGAGGCCGGATTGGATGAGCAAGATCGCGGCGACGGTGGGCACGAGTATTCCGGTCAGCACGGCCAATCCGCCCGCCAGCGGGATGGGCGATTGGTGAATCTTGCGATGGCCCGGATCGTCCACCAGCCCGATGCGCAAACACCAGGCCCGCCACGCCGGCAACGTCAGAAGCGCGGTCAGCCACGCGCCGCCGAAGGCCAGCAGATAAACGTTGAATGGAAAACTCACGTGTGGGTCAGGTGTTTTTCAGCGGCCAGTTTCAAGTAAAGCGCATAAAGATCGGCCA is a window from the Verrucomicrobiota bacterium genome containing:
- a CDS encoding mechanosensitive ion channel family protein → MDDFFNKLFDVLRSILDYHLFKALTVADLIKLFVLFGVVIVVERFLRRHFTLRLLKRSHFEPSLQYALGKIMGYCFLALGFYISFQMANIDLSSLAIVAGAVGVGLGFGLQNIISNFVSGLILLAERPIAIGDRVEISGVAGQVKKISLRSTTVVTNDNIAIIVPNADFITHSVTNWSYDDPRVRYRIPFGVAYGTDLKKLQGLMMEVAAEHPKALKEPKPSLFMTGFGDNSLNFELAVWSSEMTVSPRTFRSDLNFAIEQKLRENNIEIPFPQRDVHLRSGSFVSSSPSPEKS
- a CDS encoding ClcB-like voltage-gated chloride channel protein, giving the protein MQLGTPTLEKVVAGAQAYILRNWRRALRLRERLRFSEETFHLILAGAVGVLGGFVNLLFYLCTESVTKLFLRHTGDPVEVAEILGWWQRLLAPTLGGLAAGLVLYWGLRIAGQKGSSNLLEVVVAGDGRLPFRVGIVKTLSSLLSIGSGASIGREGGIVQLAATLASKGGQLANWQPYRLRLLVACGAASGIAAAYNAPVAGAVFAALIVLGNFSMNMFAPLVFASVIASIVSHSFFGMEPRYVVPTFAVTRLTQLPWFLLLGILAGATGAAFLKMLHWCEERFQRLPLPIYARLALGGLAVGIIALAYPGVWGNGYVMTNRILHGQYAGELFPVLFLTGLLLAKVLATLATVGSGAVGGVFTPTLFLGAGLGCVFGTALHELGQAGGLPTGAFALVGMGSALAATTHSPLLAMILVFEISLNYSLMPPLMLACVVSSLLARRLHRESIYTAPLQLTQLTADRESARMGTATEQTVGELMREPVPPVRENVKLREIAERFLSSSNNFLPVVDAKRRLLGIVALQDLKEYLNAGEEMSAVIAYDVMRPPPPCVTPNQRLLEALPTVLASEQRNVPVVNSFKEYRLVGALARAEVLGLLSEAIAAGRQGKA
- a CDS encoding undecaprenyl/decaprenyl-phosphate alpha-N-acetylglucosaminyl 1-phosphate transferase; protein product: MSFPFNVYLLAFGGAWLTALLTLPAWRAWCLRIGLVDDPGHRKIHQSPIPLAGGLAVLTGILVPTVAAILLIQSGLTGLQTTSLTHGLGARRKELAAIFFGAVTMVALGLWDDKYELRASVKFAGQLFIAAIVAGAGVRVTLFVPSIAFSYAITVLWILTVINAFNFMDNMNGLCAGLGAIGAFCFAAFAAVSGQYLVALLALLVCGALLGFLPYNFPKAGAFLGDAGSHLVGYLLAVLAILPHFYTQKNPRVLAVLTPLLILAIPLLDLVWVVALRWRRGQPFYIGDTNHLSHRLVRRGLSPVRAVLLIWLLATVLGVLAFI